One Deltaproteobacteria bacterium DNA segment encodes these proteins:
- a CDS encoding KH domain-containing protein translates to MKQLIEAIVRALVDKPDEVQIKEVIGEHAHVLELRVAKDDLGKVIGKHGAHASAIRTIMAAASGKEKKRYILEIIEY, encoded by the coding sequence ATGAAGCAGCTCATCGAGGCGATCGTGCGAGCGCTCGTCGACAAGCCGGACGAAGTGCAGATCAAGGAAGTGATCGGGGAGCACGCGCATGTGCTCGAGCTGCGCGTCGCGAAGGACGATCTCGGCAAAGTGATCGGCAAGCACGGCGCGCACGCGTCTGCGATTCGCACGATCATGGCGGCCGCGAGTGGCAAAGAGAAGAAGCGGTACATCCTCGAGATCATCGAGTACTGA
- a CDS encoding AURKAIP1/COX24 domain-containing protein, with translation MGSVVKKRRKKMRKHKKRKMLKRQRHKKR, from the coding sequence GTGGGAAGCGTCGTCAAGAAGCGCCGCAAGAAAATGCGCAAGCACAAGAAGCGCAAGATGCTGAAGCGGCAGCGCCACAAGAAGCGCTAG
- a CDS encoding ABC transporter permease, producing the protein MAPAPMEFARSLARPSTWRLALRGLGRQPRRSGVVLAAVAIGLGALVLAMALQFGLIEQMVETAIRTEIGDLQAHAPDWNEAPPLERRLPLAESLAALEGAPTLSGVAPRVRGEGLAQSPRASVGVRVLGADPEREPSVSTLASFVRTGAWLGEPRRVVIGSGLARRLGVEVGGKVVLSVQDARGDLTGESFRVGGIVNAPSRELDESVVVVRIDEAQRLYAIPGEISEVALRARDGEQLAAASAVAKRALGESARVETWRELEPMLVALLGLFDQMGWVIYAAIFVAMAFGIANVLLMSVFERTREIGVMLAIGMLPARMVAIVTAESVVLVVTGVALGLALGFGAIWLLRDGIDLAAWSEGMREFGVPTLLKPVARAGDVWAPLWVAGITALIAGFWPALRAVRIRPAEALRRT; encoded by the coding sequence ATGGCGCCCGCGCCGATGGAGTTCGCGCGTTCACTCGCGCGCCCGAGTACTTGGCGCCTCGCGCTGCGCGGGCTCGGGCGCCAGCCGCGGCGCAGCGGCGTCGTGCTCGCGGCCGTCGCGATCGGCCTCGGCGCTCTCGTGCTCGCGATGGCGCTGCAGTTCGGGCTGATCGAGCAGATGGTCGAGACGGCGATTCGTACCGAGATCGGCGACCTCCAAGCGCACGCGCCCGACTGGAACGAGGCGCCGCCGCTCGAGCGGCGGCTGCCCCTGGCCGAGTCGCTCGCGGCGCTCGAGGGGGCGCCGACACTGAGCGGTGTCGCGCCGCGCGTGCGCGGCGAAGGCCTCGCGCAGTCGCCGCGCGCGAGCGTGGGCGTGCGCGTGCTCGGCGCGGACCCGGAGCGCGAGCCGAGCGTGTCGACGCTCGCGAGCTTCGTGCGCACCGGCGCGTGGCTCGGCGAGCCGCGCCGCGTCGTGATCGGGTCCGGGCTCGCGCGCCGGCTCGGCGTCGAGGTGGGCGGGAAGGTCGTGCTCTCCGTGCAGGACGCGCGCGGCGATCTCACGGGCGAGTCGTTCCGCGTGGGCGGGATCGTGAACGCGCCGTCGCGCGAGCTCGACGAGAGCGTCGTCGTGGTGCGCATCGACGAGGCGCAGCGGCTCTACGCGATTCCCGGCGAGATCTCGGAGGTCGCGCTTCGCGCGCGCGACGGGGAGCAGCTCGCCGCAGCGAGCGCGGTCGCGAAGCGCGCACTCGGCGAATCCGCCCGCGTCGAGACGTGGCGCGAGCTCGAGCCGATGCTCGTCGCATTGCTCGGGCTGTTCGACCAGATGGGCTGGGTGATCTACGCGGCAATCTTCGTCGCGATGGCCTTCGGCATCGCGAACGTGCTGCTGATGAGCGTGTTCGAGCGCACGCGCGAGATCGGCGTGATGCTCGCGATCGGCATGCTGCCCGCGCGCATGGTGGCGATCGTCACGGCGGAGAGCGTCGTGCTCGTGGTCACCGGCGTCGCGCTCGGGCTCGCGCTCGGCTTCGGCGCGATCTGGCTGCTGCGCGACGGCATCGATCTCGCAGCCTGGAGCGAGGGCATGCGCGAGTTCGGCGTGCCGACGCTGCTGAAGCCGGTCGCGCGAGCCGGGGACGTGTGGGCGCCGCTGTGGGTCGCCGGAATCACGGCGCTGATCGCGGGCTTCTGGCCTGCGCTGCGCGCCGTGCGCATTCGCCCCGCCGAAGCGCTGCGGAGAACCTGA
- a CDS encoding PilT/PilU family type 4a pilus ATPase: protein MDREKLHRLLRLGIEKGASDIHFQVGNLPLYRFNGNLVELGYKVLSAQDTEAMVALLLEGDPRARTDFNEVDLAYELPGEGRFRANISRQRRFYNIVLRVIPLQIKALDELNLPSVLKDIAQVRRGLVLVTGATGMGKSTTLAGMINEVNRARKCKIVTIEDPIEFVFTHEKAIISQREIGTDTESFPAALRAALRQDPDVIMVGEMRDLETVDTSLKAAETGHLVFSTIHTADVASTINRLVSFFPVDEQLAVRGRIADNVKAIVSLRLLVNKKEDARVPAVEILRSTRSIQECIRDATRTAELTDYIARSRPERMQTFDQHLLDLLKANKINTETALAAASNPTDFQTKLQLEGDEEVSGSDVEKDDAFGSDVRF, encoded by the coding sequence ATGGATCGCGAGAAACTTCACCGCCTGCTTCGGCTCGGGATCGAGAAGGGCGCATCCGACATTCACTTCCAAGTCGGAAATCTGCCGCTCTACCGCTTCAACGGAAACCTGGTGGAGCTGGGGTACAAGGTGCTCTCCGCGCAGGACACCGAGGCGATGGTCGCGCTCTTGCTCGAGGGCGATCCGCGCGCGCGCACGGACTTCAACGAGGTCGACCTCGCGTACGAGCTGCCCGGCGAGGGCCGCTTCCGCGCCAACATTTCTCGGCAGCGCCGCTTCTACAACATCGTGCTGCGCGTCATCCCGCTGCAGATCAAGGCGCTCGACGAGCTGAATCTTCCGTCGGTGCTGAAGGACATCGCGCAGGTGAGACGCGGCCTCGTCCTCGTCACGGGCGCGACGGGCATGGGCAAGTCCACCACGCTCGCGGGGATGATCAACGAAGTGAATCGCGCCCGGAAATGCAAGATCGTCACGATCGAGGACCCGATCGAGTTCGTGTTCACGCACGAGAAGGCGATCATCAGCCAGCGCGAGATCGGCACCGACACCGAGAGCTTTCCGGCGGCGCTGCGCGCGGCCCTGCGCCAGGACCCCGACGTGATCATGGTCGGCGAGATGCGCGACCTCGAGACGGTCGACACCTCGCTGAAGGCTGCGGAGACCGGGCATCTCGTCTTCTCCACGATTCACACGGCGGACGTGGCTTCGACGATCAACCGGCTCGTTTCATTCTTCCCGGTCGACGAGCAGCTGGCGGTACGCGGGCGCATCGCGGACAACGTGAAGGCGATCGTCTCGCTGCGGCTGCTGGTGAACAAGAAGGAAGACGCGCGCGTGCCGGCGGTCGAGATCCTGCGCTCGACTCGCTCGATCCAGGAGTGCATCCGCGACGCGACGCGCACCGCCGAGCTCACGGACTACATCGCGCGAAGCCGGCCAGAGCGCATGCAGACGTTCGATCAGCATCTGCTCGATCTGCTGAAGGCGAACAAGATCAACACCGAGACCGCGCTCGCGGCGGCGTCGAACCCGACGGACTTTCAGACCAAGCTGCAGCTCGAGGGGGACGAGGAGGTCAGCGGGTCCGACGTCGAGAAGGACGACGCTTTCGGCTCGGACGTGCGGTTCTAA
- a CDS encoding MFS transporter: MELRRKVALVAALYFVEGFPMGIFSDVWPVYLRDAGASLETIGRMSLLGLAWTLKALWAPAVDAVGEWRRWITAALVVMACAVALLPGHAAGSAAIVLILAFCLASATQDIAIDASAVALTARGEEAQLSSVRVAVYRVGKLAFGAGGLVLADQLGWATLHGAFALAIAVFALASLALPRLQGVASERADWLRGLRSLARPGFVGALGFLVFFRLGDLAMGPMVGPFWRDHGHSLTQIGLIPSGVSALMGILGAALGGVLVAHTSIAKALVVGGALAAASNLGYAAAAVAGAPLAAVTGASLAESICGGVASVTLVSLLVGACEREHAGTQFAVLTALSPLVGRLVGGVSGDVVSATSYAAWFALTGALTLPALAFVPAAVRWGRRE, translated from the coding sequence GTGGAGCTTCGGCGGAAAGTCGCGCTCGTCGCGGCGCTGTACTTCGTCGAGGGCTTCCCGATGGGGATTTTCTCCGACGTGTGGCCCGTCTACCTGCGCGACGCCGGCGCGAGCCTGGAGACGATCGGGCGCATGTCGCTGCTCGGTCTCGCCTGGACGCTGAAGGCGCTCTGGGCGCCCGCCGTCGACGCCGTCGGCGAGTGGCGGCGCTGGATCACGGCCGCGCTCGTCGTGATGGCGTGCGCCGTCGCGCTGCTTCCCGGGCACGCGGCGGGCAGCGCAGCGATCGTCCTGATCCTCGCGTTTTGCCTCGCCTCGGCGACGCAGGACATCGCGATCGACGCTTCGGCCGTCGCCCTGACCGCACGCGGCGAGGAGGCCCAGCTCTCGTCGGTGCGCGTCGCGGTGTATCGCGTCGGGAAGCTCGCCTTCGGCGCGGGCGGCCTCGTGCTCGCCGACCAGCTCGGCTGGGCCACGCTGCACGGCGCGTTCGCGCTCGCGATCGCGGTGTTCGCGCTCGCCTCGCTCGCGCTGCCGCGCCTCCAAGGCGTCGCGAGCGAGCGCGCCGACTGGCTGCGCGGGCTCAGAAGCCTCGCGCGGCCGGGCTTCGTCGGCGCGCTCGGATTCCTCGTGTTCTTCCGCCTCGGCGATCTCGCGATGGGACCGATGGTCGGCCCGTTCTGGCGCGACCACGGGCACTCGCTCACACAGATCGGCCTGATCCCGAGTGGCGTCAGCGCACTCATGGGCATTCTCGGCGCGGCGCTCGGCGGCGTGCTCGTCGCGCACACGTCGATCGCGAAGGCGCTCGTCGTGGGCGGCGCCCTCGCCGCCGCGTCGAACCTCGGATACGCCGCCGCCGCGGTCGCCGGCGCGCCGCTCGCCGCCGTGACGGGTGCATCGCTCGCCGAATCGATCTGCGGCGGCGTCGCGAGCGTGACGCTGGTGAGCCTGCTCGTGGGCGCGTGCGAGCGCGAGCACGCGGGCACGCAGTTCGCGGTGCTGACGGCGCTATCGCCGCTCGTGGGGCGCCTCGTGGGCGGCGTCTCGGGCGATGTCGTCTCCGCGACGAGCTACGCCGCGTGGTTCGCGCTGACCGGTGCGCTGACGCTGCCGGCGCTCGCGTTCGTGCCCGCGGCGGTGCGCTGGGGGCGACGCGAGTAG
- a CDS encoding glutathione S-transferase N-terminal domain-containing protein, whose amino-acid sequence MRTHSALADSLQLATSRAATWLRGAQPPRVAATPPALPLILYEFEACPYCQRVRAALEALGLEAEIRPCPKGGTRFRPEVIARGGKAQFPYLVDPNQSRALYESSDIVSYLYAQYAPAAPRPHTTPALAGSLASLLRGARGARVAPSREPLEVLILVGAESNPEARLVRELLCELELRHLSRRGDPNGSPRLEDPSASANAVGWRAIRALLRAYAFPEEKLAPRSRPNRRRLKFAGTGRGLETG is encoded by the coding sequence ATGCGCACGCACTCGGCGCTCGCGGACTCGCTCCAGCTCGCGACTTCGCGCGCCGCGACGTGGCTGCGCGGTGCTCAGCCTCCGCGCGTCGCAGCAACTCCTCCGGCGCTGCCGTTGATCCTCTACGAGTTCGAGGCGTGCCCGTACTGCCAGCGCGTTCGCGCGGCGCTCGAGGCGCTGGGTCTCGAGGCCGAGATCCGGCCGTGCCCGAAGGGTGGAACGCGCTTTCGGCCGGAGGTGATCGCGCGCGGCGGCAAAGCGCAGTTCCCGTATCTCGTCGATCCGAATCAGTCGCGCGCGCTGTACGAGTCGTCGGACATCGTGTCGTATCTCTACGCGCAGTACGCACCCGCCGCGCCGCGCCCGCACACGACTCCCGCGCTCGCCGGTTCCCTCGCGTCCCTGCTGCGAGGAGCGCGCGGCGCGCGCGTGGCGCCGTCGCGCGAGCCGCTGGAGGTCCTGATCCTCGTCGGAGCCGAGTCGAATCCCGAGGCGCGCCTGGTGCGGGAGCTGCTCTGCGAGCTCGAGCTCAGGCACCTCTCTCGCCGGGGTGATCCGAACGGGTCTCCTCGGCTCGAGGACCCGAGTGCCAGTGCGAACGCAGTCGGCTGGCGGGCGATTCGAGCGCTCCTGCGCGCGTACGCGTTCCCCGAGGAAAAATTAGCGCCCCGAAGTCGGCCGAATCGGCGTAGACTGAAGTTCGCGGGGACGGGGCGGGGGCTCGAGACGGGGTAG
- a CDS encoding ABC transporter ATP-binding protein encodes MPILDARDVSKHYDVRGIQTWALRGVSLAIEPGEFTVLAGPSGSGKTTLLNLFGALDAPTSGAVAIDGQDLAALSRSQLAQLRLEKLGFVFQAFNLIPVLSARENVEFVMELQGVPAKERRERALAMLAEVGLAEIADKRPLEMSGGQQQRVAVARAIVSQPRVILADEPTANLDSTTATKLIETMERLNHERGVTFVFSTHDPQVIARAHRVVRLRDGQVVADEKGGA; translated from the coding sequence ATGCCGATCCTCGACGCGCGTGACGTCTCCAAGCATTACGACGTGCGAGGAATTCAGACCTGGGCGCTGCGCGGCGTCTCGCTCGCGATCGAGCCGGGCGAGTTCACGGTGCTCGCAGGCCCGAGCGGCTCGGGCAAGACCACGCTGCTGAACCTGTTCGGCGCGCTCGATGCGCCCACGTCGGGCGCCGTTGCAATCGACGGGCAGGACCTCGCCGCGCTGTCGCGTTCGCAGCTGGCGCAGCTGCGGCTCGAGAAGCTCGGCTTCGTGTTCCAAGCCTTCAACTTGATCCCGGTGCTCTCCGCCCGCGAGAACGTCGAGTTCGTGATGGAGCTGCAGGGCGTGCCGGCGAAGGAGCGGCGCGAGCGCGCGCTCGCGATGCTCGCGGAAGTGGGGCTCGCAGAGATCGCGGACAAGCGGCCCCTCGAGATGAGCGGTGGCCAACAGCAACGCGTCGCGGTGGCGCGCGCGATCGTGAGCCAGCCGCGCGTGATCCTCGCCGACGAGCCGACCGCGAACCTCGACTCGACGACCGCGACGAAGCTGATCGAGACGATGGAGCGCCTCAACCACGAACGCGGCGTGACGTTCGTGTTCTCGACGCACGATCCGCAGGTGATCGCGCGCGCGCATCGCGTCGTGCGCCTGCGCGACGGGCAGGTGGTCGCGGACGAGAAGGGCGGCGCGTGA
- a CDS encoding DNA-directed RNA polymerase subunit omega: MARITIEDCIAKVPNRFDLVQMASIRAKQLRKGARTLVDSAENKEVVTSLREIAAGLVKPDYSQSEEGPA; this comes from the coding sequence ATGGCCCGCATCACGATCGAAGACTGCATCGCGAAAGTGCCGAACCGCTTCGATCTCGTGCAGATGGCGTCGATCCGCGCCAAGCAGCTGCGCAAGGGCGCGCGCACGCTCGTCGACTCCGCCGAGAACAAGGAAGTCGTGACGTCGCTGCGCGAAATCGCGGCGGGCCTCGTGAAGCCCGACTACTCGCAGAGCGAAGAAGGCCCGGCGTAG
- a CDS encoding HAMP domain-containing histidine kinase yields the protein MRTVTQTASGAGGDPLSAVLRHATASAAELARGAALLFARGHAPRAGVAASLRAAAGFASAEEARSAARATDALVQKATETREPVRAAGVQGFGSRVSAGAIALPLTVGERGWGVLVVGLSAPLDERANATLALIAQAAATALDHAHLEARIERLEKEHAPDAAGESGEEVLKLSEALFAQDIELLRKSEQLGKVERLKSDFIEKMSRELRTPLNSIIEAIIAVLAGENEQLSESAKQSLRAALDDGTAFQRTLQNILDLWRIKQGELPVQLQEVNFREVVEEAIFSVQDTLAGRDVTIERTVHEMPKFRADLAKVNQILFLLLDNAVKFTPRGKIEIEASVARGELRCSVRDTGIGICADDRQFIFDEFFQVEDASSQRYRGAGLGLTLVRELVTLLEGSVEVASEVGQGTSVTFTVPIRLLGT from the coding sequence ATGCGGACCGTCACCCAAACGGCCAGCGGCGCCGGCGGCGACCCCCTCTCCGCTGTACTGCGGCACGCGACCGCCAGCGCCGCCGAGCTCGCACGCGGCGCCGCCCTGCTCTTCGCGCGCGGCCACGCACCCCGTGCGGGCGTTGCCGCGTCTCTGCGTGCGGCCGCGGGCTTCGCGTCGGCAGAAGAGGCGCGCAGCGCAGCACGCGCGACGGACGCGCTCGTACAGAAGGCCACCGAGACGCGCGAGCCGGTCCGCGCAGCAGGCGTGCAGGGATTCGGGTCACGCGTCAGTGCCGGGGCGATCGCCCTGCCCCTCACCGTGGGCGAGCGAGGCTGGGGCGTGCTCGTCGTCGGTCTCTCGGCGCCGCTCGACGAGCGTGCGAACGCGACGCTCGCGTTGATCGCGCAGGCCGCCGCGACCGCGCTCGATCACGCCCACCTCGAGGCGCGCATCGAGCGACTCGAGAAGGAGCACGCTCCTGACGCCGCCGGCGAGTCCGGCGAAGAAGTGCTGAAGCTTTCGGAAGCGCTCTTCGCGCAGGACATCGAGCTGCTGCGCAAGAGCGAACAGCTCGGCAAGGTCGAGCGCCTGAAGAGCGACTTCATCGAGAAGATGTCGCGCGAGCTGCGCACGCCGCTGAACAGCATCATCGAGGCGATCATCGCCGTGCTCGCCGGCGAGAACGAGCAGCTCTCGGAGTCCGCCAAGCAGAGCCTGCGCGCGGCGCTCGACGACGGCACGGCCTTCCAGCGCACGCTGCAGAACATCCTCGACCTGTGGCGCATCAAGCAGGGCGAGCTGCCGGTGCAGCTGCAGGAGGTGAACTTCCGCGAAGTGGTCGAAGAGGCGATCTTCAGCGTGCAGGACACGCTCGCCGGACGCGACGTCACGATCGAGCGCACCGTCCACGAGATGCCGAAGTTCCGCGCCGATCTCGCGAAGGTGAACCAGATCTTGTTCCTGCTGCTCGACAACGCCGTGAAGTTCACGCCGCGCGGGAAGATCGAGATCGAGGCGAGCGTCGCGCGTGGCGAGCTGCGCTGCTCGGTGCGCGACACCGGCATCGGCATCTGCGCGGACGACCGCCAGTTCATCTTCGACGAGTTCTTCCAAGTCGAAGACGCGAGCTCCCAGCGTTACCGCGGCGCGGGCCTCGGGCTCACGCTGGTGCGCGAGCTCGTGACGCTGCTCGAGGGAAGCGTCGAGGTCGCCAGCGAAGTCGGCCAGGGCACGTCGGTCACGTTCACGGTGCCGATTCGCTTGTTAGGGACCTAG
- a CDS encoding outer membrane lipoprotein-sorting protein, whose product MAKRIGTAMAAMACALWASSASAQTLEPPPASPTAREVAERVENNFRGESGFLDATMIVKSPRLPEPRRMRFQSWDDRGGKRSFVRVLEPAKDKGTAFLKLHPNLWSYIPRVERTIRIPPSMMLQSWMGSDFTNDDLVRESSTLDDYTHRWLGVDPSHQGSRAFVIEHVPKEGAPVVWGRIAVWVDAARLVPVRQEFFDEAGEKLRVMTLSDLRAVGSRVYPHRWSMTPLDKPGHETRIEVNEIRFGEKFADDIFTQRNLTRRD is encoded by the coding sequence GTGGCGAAGCGAATCGGAACTGCGATGGCGGCGATGGCGTGCGCGCTGTGGGCCTCGTCAGCGAGCGCGCAGACGCTCGAGCCCCCGCCGGCCTCGCCGACCGCGCGCGAAGTCGCCGAGCGCGTCGAGAACAACTTCCGCGGCGAGTCGGGTTTTCTCGACGCCACGATGATCGTGAAGTCGCCGCGCCTGCCCGAGCCGCGCCGCATGCGCTTCCAGAGCTGGGACGATCGCGGCGGGAAGCGCTCTTTCGTTCGCGTGCTCGAGCCCGCGAAGGACAAGGGCACGGCGTTCCTGAAGCTGCATCCGAACCTGTGGAGCTACATCCCGCGCGTCGAGCGCACGATCCGCATCCCGCCCTCGATGATGCTGCAGTCGTGGATGGGCTCGGACTTCACGAACGACGACCTCGTGCGCGAGTCGTCGACGCTCGACGACTACACGCATCGCTGGCTCGGCGTCGACCCGAGTCATCAGGGCTCGCGCGCCTTCGTGATCGAGCACGTGCCGAAGGAGGGCGCGCCCGTCGTGTGGGGCCGCATCGCGGTGTGGGTCGACGCTGCGCGCCTCGTGCCCGTGCGCCAAGAGTTCTTCGACGAGGCCGGGGAGAAGCTGCGCGTGATGACCCTCTCGGACCTGCGTGCCGTGGGCAGCCGCGTGTATCCGCACCGCTGGTCGATGACGCCGCTCGACAAGCCGGGCCACGAGACGCGCATCGAGGTGAACGAGATTCGCTTCGGCGAGAAGTTCGCGGACGACATCTTCACGCAGCGGAATCTGACGCGGAGAGACTGA
- a CDS encoding ABC transporter permease: MTVILRLAWRNIGRNKRRTGLTVAAAVFAVVLVVHMIALTTGVHEGMIETNVRMHAGHLQVTGAGYLEDRTLERFARWTPALARAIDGAPGVAAAAPRVNGFALLSNGPASQGVALLGVDPAREGAVSVWPERVVRGEFLGGGEREIVLGERVAEALRVDVGDELLVFTVAYTLENAYEMFRVRGVLRAPDPTLDRSLALISLADAQALLVYEERVSEIALLARDAARLAETRAAVASAVTTVSAEALDVNPWQRVMPELEQMLVIDDAQNYSMLGILVLVVTFGLLNTILMSVLERQRELGVMLALGLQPRALFRLVYVESLLLSGVGLAVGLALAIPGAAIMEQNPIPLTGEVAQMTAQFGVDPIITWKLEAWNPLAATALMIGIALLSALYPAAKAASARPVDALRSL, translated from the coding sequence GTGACCGTGATCCTGCGCCTCGCATGGAGAAACATCGGCCGTAACAAGCGGCGCACGGGGCTCACCGTGGCCGCCGCGGTGTTCGCGGTCGTGCTCGTCGTGCACATGATCGCGCTCACGACGGGCGTGCACGAAGGCATGATCGAGACCAACGTGCGCATGCACGCGGGCCACCTGCAGGTGACCGGCGCGGGCTACCTCGAGGACCGCACGCTCGAGCGCTTCGCGCGCTGGACGCCCGCGCTCGCGCGCGCCATCGACGGCGCGCCGGGCGTCGCCGCGGCTGCGCCGCGCGTCAACGGCTTCGCGCTGCTCTCGAACGGTCCGGCCTCGCAGGGAGTAGCGCTACTCGGGGTGGATCCCGCACGCGAGGGCGCCGTGTCGGTGTGGCCCGAGCGCGTGGTACGCGGCGAGTTCCTCGGCGGCGGCGAGCGCGAGATCGTGCTCGGGGAGCGCGTCGCCGAGGCGCTGCGCGTCGACGTGGGCGACGAGCTGCTCGTGTTCACCGTCGCCTACACGCTCGAGAACGCGTACGAGATGTTCCGCGTGCGCGGCGTGCTGCGCGCGCCGGACCCGACTCTCGACCGCTCGCTCGCGCTGATCTCGCTCGCCGATGCGCAGGCGCTGCTCGTGTACGAGGAGCGCGTGAGCGAGATCGCGCTGCTCGCGCGCGACGCGGCGCGGCTCGCCGAGACGCGCGCAGCGGTGGCCTCCGCCGTGACGACCGTTTCTGCGGAGGCGCTCGACGTGAACCCGTGGCAGCGCGTGATGCCCGAGCTCGAGCAGATGCTCGTGATCGACGACGCCCAGAATTACTCGATGCTCGGGATCCTCGTGCTCGTGGTCACGTTCGGCCTGCTCAACACGATCCTGATGTCCGTGCTCGAGCGGCAGCGCGAGCTCGGCGTGATGCTCGCGCTCGGCCTGCAGCCGCGCGCGCTGTTCCGGCTCGTTTACGTGGAGTCGCTGCTGCTGTCCGGTGTCGGGCTCGCGGTGGGCCTCGCGCTCGCCATTCCGGGGGCGGCGATCATGGAGCAGAATCCGATTCCGCTGACCGGCGAAGTCGCGCAGATGACGGCTCAGTTCGGCGTCGACCCGATCATCACGTGGAAGCTCGAAGCGTGGAATCCGCTCGCGGCCACGGCGCTGATGATCGGCATCGCGCTGCTCTCGGCGCTCTATCCCGCGGCCAAGGCTGCCTCCGCGCGTCCCGTCGACGCGCTGCGGAGCCTGTGA